A single region of the Glycine max cultivar Williams 82 chromosome 20, Glycine_max_v4.0, whole genome shotgun sequence genome encodes:
- the LOC102669464 gene encoding uncharacterized protein, whose amino-acid sequence MTPQEITIRKRLQQDLWTAAQAHESLMRQKARSKWIKEGDCNSRYFHLLINSHRRFNVLNGVVINGSWIDEPNRVKEEVRSFFRQRFQESMHSRPNLNGIIFHSIGQRENQRLVDSFSEEEIRTAMWDCDSEKSPGPDGFNFKFIKQFWQILKPDVLRFIDEFHANGVIPRGANASFIALIPKVTDPQCLDDFRPISLIGYVYKIVAKLLANRLKRAMSSIIDEHQSAFIVERHLLHNVVIANEVVEEARREQKSCMIFKVDFERAYDLVSWNFLSYMLRRLGFCKKWILWIEGCLKSAMVSVLVNGSPTTEFVPQKGLRQGDPLVPLLLNIVAEGLTGLMREAVNQEMFTEFFVGEKNVPVSVLQYADDTIFFGEDNMQNVKTIKIPNKVAGKLIQIQRRFLWGGGTDQKKIAWVKWDTICLPKQKGGLEIKDISLFNKALLGKWWWNLMQQNSEIWAKILDSKYGGWRALAEGKRAPKASIWWKDLQLMIHEQKMNTVLQTETEWKLGCGDKFRLWEDKWVRGGEALMRKYPRLYQASCQQKRLIQQAGRQTETGWEWNLEWRRPLFDNEVDAAVRFMDDISQIQIQNQITDCWIWKPETTGQYYTKSAYYLLQEATVGDTLDEALEDLWKLKIPAKAQIFAWRLIKDRLPTKANLRRRQIQMNDTIYPFCRSMEEEASHLFFDCPNTQPLWWESLSWIQTRGAFSINPRQHFMQQTIGTNGGKQYSRWKCWWVALSWSIWQHKNRNVFLNEPFDGSKLLEDAIFLIWSWLRGFEKDFVDSYTYWSSNLPVAFCI is encoded by the exons ATGACTCCCCAAGAAATTACAATTAGAAAGAGGCTACAGCAAGATCTTTGGACAGCAGCCCAAGCTCACGAATCTTTAATGAGGCAGAAGGCGAGATCTAAATGGATCAAGGAAGGCGATTGTAACTCCCGATACTTCCACCTGCTGATTAACTCACACCGCAGATTTAATGTCTTAAATGGTGTGGTTATTAACGGGTCATGGATTGATGAGCCAAATAGAGTAAAAGAGGAAGTTCGCAGTTTTTTTCGGCAAAGATTCCAAGAATCCATGCACAGCAGGCCAAATTTAAATGGCATTATCTTCCATAGTATTGGACAACGAGAAAACCAAAGGCTGGTGGACAGCTTCAGCGAGGAAGAAATCAGGACAGCGATGTGGGACTGTGATAGCGAAAAGAGCCCAGGGCCCGatggatttaattttaaattcatcaagCAATTTTGGCAGATTTTGAAACCGGATGTCCTCCGATTTATAGATGAATTTCATGCAAATGGTGTTATCCCAAGGGGAGCTAATGCTTCATTTATTGCCTTAATACCCAAGGTGACTGACCCGCAATGCCTCGATGACTTCAGACCCATCTCACTCATAGGATACGTCTATAAGATCGTGGCTAAGTTGCTAGCCAATAGATTGAAGAGAGCTATGTCATCTATTATAGATGAACATCAATCTGCTTTCATAGTCGAAAGACACTTATTACACAACGTTGTCATTGCTAATGAAGTAGTAGAGGAAGCAAGGAGGGAACAAAAGTCATGCATGATATTCAAGGTCGACTTTGAAAGAGCCTACGATTTAGTTTCATGGAATTTTCTCTCTTACATGCTGAGGAGGTTGGGGTTCTGCAAAAAATGGATACTTTGGATCGAAGGCTGTCTTAAATCTGCCATGGTGTCGGTGTTGGTTAATGGAAGTCCCACAACAGAGTTTGTTCCCCAAAAAGGCCTTAGACAAGGTGATCCCCTTGTGCCCCTACTGTTGAATATTGTAGCTGAGGGGCTCACTGGACTTATGAGGGAAGCAGTCAACCAGGAGATGTTCACTGAGTTTTTTGTGGGGGAGAAAAATGTACCTGTTAGCGTTTTACAATATGCCGATGACACCATATTTTTTGGAGAGGATAACATGCAAAATGTTAAGACAATCAA gATCCCCAATAAGGTAGCGGGCAAACTGATTCAAATACAGAGAAGGTTCCTATGGGGAGGAGGAACAGATCAGAAGAAAATAGCATGGGTCAAATGGGACACAATTTGTCTCCCAAAACAAAAGGGTGGACTGGAAATAAAAGACATCAGCCTGTTCAACAAAGCATTGCTGGGAAAGTGGTGGTGGAATTTGATGCAGCAAAATTCAGAAATATGGGCTAAAATTCTGGATTCAAAATATGGAGGGTGGAGAGCATTAGCTGAAGGAAAAAGAGCCCCCAAGGCATCAATATGGTGGAAGGACTTACAGTTGATGATACATGAACAAAAGATGAATACTGTGTTGCAAACTGAAACAGAATGGAAGCTGGGTTGTGGGGATAAATTTAGACTTTGGGAGGACAAATGGGTACGAGGAGGAGAAGCATTAATGAGGAAATATCCCAGGCTATATCAAGCCTCCTGCCAACAGAAAAGACTCATTCAGCAAGCGGGGAGACAAACCGAAACAGGTTGGGAATGGAATCTTGAGTGGAGAAGACCcctatttgacaatgaagtaGATGCAGCTGTCAGATTTATGGATGACATATCACAGATACAAATCCAAAATCAGATCACTGATTGCTGGATATGGAAACCAGAAACTACAGGACAGTACTATACTAAAAGCGCATATTACCTGCTACAAGAAGCCACAGTAGGGGACACCCTGGATGAGGCACTAGAGGAtctatggaagctaaaaatcCCAGCAAAAGCTCAAATTTTTGCATGGAGATTGATCAAAGACAGGCTACCAACCAAAGCTAATCTAAGAAGAAGACAAATCCAGATGAATGACACAATCTATCCTTTTTGCAGAAGTATGGAGGAGGAAGCCTCTCACCTATTTTTTGATTGCCCAAATACACAACCCTTATGGTGGGAATCCCTCTCCTGGATTCAAACCAGGGGAGCTTTTTCTATTAATCCAAGACAACATTTCATGCAGCAAACAATTGGCACAAATGGTGGAAAGCAGTATTCTAGATGGAAGTGCTGGTGGGTGGCCCTATCCTGGTCTATTTGGCAGCACAAAAATCGAAATGTCTTCCTAAATGAACCTTTTGATGGAAGCAAGCTGCTGGAAGATGCAATATTTCTAATCTGGTCATGGCTTAGAGGGTT